A stretch of Deinococcus gobiensis I-0 DNA encodes these proteins:
- the recQ gene encoding DNA helicase RecQ: MTATVLPQALEVLQRVWGYNEFRGVQGDIVRTVAEGGHALVLMPTGGGKSLCYQLPSLLRPGVGIVVSPLIALMKDQVDTLRQLGVRAAYLNSTLSPTAARTVEQAVLTGRLDLLYIAPERLLLPRTLELLHRAQIALFAVDEAHCVSQWGHDFRPEYQQLSVLTTEFPEVPRIALTATADDRTRADIRQVLGLQRAPEFVSSFDRPNIQYRVADKTSPRQQLLDFIQAEHLGDAGVIYCLSRRSVEETAQWLQEQGLPVVAYHAGMPPQERSWAQERFLNEEGLIVVATVAFGMGIDKPNVRFVAHLDLPKSMEGYYQETGRAGRDGLPSTAWMVYGLADVVNVRRMLADSDAPEDVKRIEAGKLDALLTYCEAATCRRQLLLSYFGETLPEPCGNCDVCLNPPTVRDMTQEAQMALSAAIRTGNRYGSAYLTDILLGKDNDKNKRHRQLPTYGVGQGHDVKVWRSVLRQLVSLGYLTAGPYQGLTVTGRARGILRGEVRLLLREDTVKPRAPKRERAQATRVAIGAHDRPLFLALRAWRAERAGQLKVPPYVIFSDATLKAVAELRPGSLHTLGTVSGIGERRLAEYGSEVLRIVRSGVHEEQRRPRGTVQAHEFGLVPQDVTWETLAAPRVGSGGQDVRPASQEKAVLPELLEVTLESPDPPLPLPVEPVAPEVEVVRVPEVIAPLVAQVEPSVPVEASGPQPHPVVLVALQELRRELARETGYAAYVVFPNATLTALATRLPRTMAELIGLPGLGAKRIEAYGESILDAINTELDE; this comes from the coding sequence ATGACGGCGACCGTGCTGCCCCAGGCGTTGGAAGTCCTGCAACGGGTCTGGGGGTACAACGAATTTCGGGGCGTGCAGGGTGACATCGTGCGCACGGTCGCCGAGGGGGGGCACGCGCTCGTGCTCATGCCGACCGGCGGGGGCAAGAGCCTGTGTTACCAGCTCCCCAGCCTCCTGCGCCCTGGGGTGGGCATCGTCGTTTCCCCGCTGATCGCGCTGATGAAGGACCAGGTGGATACCCTGCGCCAGCTGGGCGTGCGGGCGGCCTACTTAAACTCGACCCTCTCCCCCACGGCGGCCCGGACGGTCGAGCAGGCCGTCCTGACAGGGCGGCTGGATCTGCTCTACATCGCCCCGGAGCGGCTCCTCCTGCCCCGCACGCTGGAGCTGCTGCACCGGGCGCAGATTGCCCTGTTTGCGGTCGACGAGGCGCACTGTGTCTCCCAGTGGGGGCATGACTTCCGGCCGGAGTACCAGCAGCTCAGCGTCCTGACCACCGAGTTTCCCGAGGTGCCCCGGATTGCCCTGACGGCGACGGCCGATGACCGGACCCGGGCGGACATCCGACAGGTGCTGGGCCTGCAGCGGGCGCCGGAGTTCGTCTCCAGCTTCGACCGGCCGAACATCCAGTACCGGGTGGCGGACAAGACCAGTCCCCGGCAGCAACTCCTGGACTTTATCCAGGCGGAGCACCTGGGCGATGCTGGGGTGATCTACTGCCTGTCCCGGCGGTCGGTGGAGGAAACAGCGCAGTGGCTTCAGGAGCAGGGCCTGCCGGTGGTGGCGTACCATGCGGGGATGCCGCCGCAGGAGCGCAGCTGGGCGCAGGAGCGCTTCCTGAACGAGGAAGGGCTGATCGTGGTCGCCACGGTGGCCTTCGGCATGGGCATCGACAAGCCGAACGTGCGCTTCGTGGCGCACCTCGACCTGCCCAAGAGCATGGAGGGCTACTACCAGGAGACGGGTCGCGCCGGACGCGACGGCCTGCCGAGTACCGCGTGGATGGTCTACGGGCTGGCCGACGTGGTGAACGTACGCCGGATGCTCGCAGATAGTGACGCACCTGAGGACGTGAAACGCATCGAGGCAGGGAAGCTCGACGCCCTGCTGACCTATTGCGAGGCCGCGACATGCCGGCGGCAGTTGTTGCTTTCCTACTTCGGCGAGACGCTTCCAGAGCCGTGCGGGAACTGCGACGTGTGCCTGAACCCGCCCACGGTGCGGGACATGACGCAGGAGGCACAGATGGCGCTCTCGGCGGCGATTCGGACGGGGAACCGATACGGGTCGGCGTACTTGACGGACATCCTGCTGGGGAAGGACAACGACAAGAACAAGCGGCACCGGCAGCTCCCGACCTATGGGGTGGGTCAGGGGCATGACGTGAAGGTCTGGCGCAGTGTGCTGCGGCAGCTGGTGAGCCTGGGATACCTGACGGCCGGGCCGTATCAGGGCCTGACGGTGACCGGGCGGGCGCGGGGCATCCTGCGCGGGGAGGTGCGGCTGCTCTTGCGCGAGGACACCGTGAAGCCTCGGGCACCCAAGCGGGAGCGCGCGCAGGCGACGCGGGTGGCGATCGGCGCACATGACCGGCCACTGTTCCTGGCCTTGCGGGCATGGCGGGCAGAGCGCGCCGGGCAACTGAAGGTACCGCCGTACGTGATCTTCAGCGACGCGACCTTGAAGGCCGTCGCGGAGTTGCGGCCGGGCAGCCTGCACACGCTGGGCACAGTCAGCGGGATCGGGGAGCGCCGGCTGGCGGAATACGGGTCAGAGGTGCTGCGGATCGTGCGCTCTGGGGTCCACGAGGAGCAACGGCGGCCGCGCGGGACCGTACAGGCACACGAGTTCGGCTTGGTGCCCCAGGACGTGACCTGGGAGACGCTGGCCGCGCCCCGGGTTGGATCAGGGGGACAGGACGTGCGGCCAGCATCCCAAGAGAAGGCGGTGCTGCCCGAGCTGCTGGAGGTGACGCTGGAATCCCCAGACCCGCCCCTCCCGCTGCCCGTCGAACCTGTGGCTCCCGAAGTCGAGGTCGTGCGAGTACCGGAGGTGATTGCCCCCCTGGTGGCGCAGGTGGAGCCGAGTGTCCCCGTCGAGGCCTCAGGGCCTCAGCCGCACCCGGTGGTTCTGGTGGCCTTGCAAGAGCTGCGGCGCGAATTGGCCCGCGAAACGGGATATGCCGCGTATGTGGTTTTCCCAAACGCCACATTGACAGCGTTGGCCACTCGCCTGCCACGGACGATGGCTGAACTGATCGGCTTACCCGGTTTAGGGGCGAAGCGGATTGAGGCCTATGGAGAAAGCATTTTGGACGCGATCAATACCGAGTTGGACGAGTAG